From the genome of Spinacia oleracea cultivar Varoflay chromosome 2, BTI_SOV_V1, whole genome shotgun sequence, one region includes:
- the LOC110798763 gene encoding uncharacterized protein — protein sequence MSNLAKLEIVALDITGKNYLSWVLDAEIYLDAKGVGDTIKEGNKATCQDKAKAMIFLRHHLHEGLKTEYLTVKDPQILWSNLKERYDHQKTVILPKARYDWLHLRLQDSKSVSEYNSAMFKITSQLKLCGEKITDADMLEKTYSTFHANNIVLQTQYREKGFKKYSELISCLLVAEQNNERLMKNHEARPTGSTPFPEANVTSHNGKVSKNKDHASSSGRGCGQWRGRGRGRGFGGYGRGRGGYYKSSHSHQKWDRKDGKGEKVKSDNVTSVCYRCGGKGHWSRVCRTPKHLVDLYQSSLKKKGKNVETNLVFEDCEGHFECDTTHLEVADFFTSPEGNN from the coding sequence ATGTCAAACCTAGCAAAACTTGAGATTGTGGCCCTTGATATTACTGGGAAAAATTATTTATCATGGGTGTTAGATGCTGAAATATACCTGGATGCAAAAGGAGTTGGTGACACAataaaagaaggaaataaagcaACATGTCAAGATAAAGCTAAAGCTATGATATTTCTTCGTCATCACCTCCACGAGGGGCTTAAAACTGAGTATCTGACAGTTAAAGACCCGCAAATCCTTTGGAGTAATCTAAAGGAAAGGTATGACCACCAAAAAACTGTGATATTGCCAAAGGCTCGTTATGATTGGTTGCATTTAAGATTACAAGATTCTAAATCTGTGAGTGAATATAACTCAGCCATGTTTAAAATTACTTCTCAACTGAAATTATGTGGAGAGAAAATTACTGATGCAGATATGTTAGAAAAAACATACTCAACTTTTCATGCAAACAATATTGTCCTGCAGACACAGTATCGAGAAAaaggttttaaaaaatattctgAATTGATATCTTGTCTTCTTGTGGCTGAACAAAATAATGAGCGGTTAATGAAAAATCATGAAGCACGCCCTACTGGCTCAACTCCATTCCCTGAAGCGAATGTGACATCCCATAATGGGAAAGTATCAAAGAATAAAGACCATGCCAGCAGCAGTGGTCGTGGTTGTGGCCAATGGCGAGGCCGTGGGCGTGGACGTGGTTTTGGTGGCTATGGTAGAGGTCGTGGAGGTTATTACAAGAGCTCACATTCCCACCAGAAGTGGGACCGCAAAGATGGTAAAGGTGAGAAAGTAAAAAGTGACAATGTGACTAGTGTTTGTTATCGTTGTGGAGGAAAAGGCCATTGGTCACGCGTATGTCGTACGCCAAAACACCTTGTTGACCTTTATCAATCATCATTGAAGAAGAAAGGAAAGAATGTTGAGACCAATCTTGTATTTGAAGATTGCGAAGGTCATTTTGAATGTGATACAACTCACCTAGAAGTTGCAGATTTCTTTACTTCCCCTGAAGGGAATAATTAA